Proteins encoded together in one Macrobrachium rosenbergii isolate ZJJX-2024 chromosome 45, ASM4041242v1, whole genome shotgun sequence window:
- the psidin gene encoding N-alpha-acetyltransferase 25, NatB auxiliary subunit isoform X1 yields MAARAHVDDSVIERRLRPIYEWLDTGNNKKAVQEADKVLRKQANLHCARVLKGLALLRLNRREECENLISAVIQECPTDEATLQALTICFREMHQPDRICTVYEMAVKSEPSNEELLSHLFMAYVRIGDYKNQQQTAMKLYKLKPKNPYYFWAVMSHVMQAHKSVDPKGKKISLLLAERMVDMFVRDGKIDAEAEVLTYLHILETQNKYAEALAVLDGPLSEKVIHQPQNFLALKRATYHARLNQWELASSVCKDLIIKEPDNWQHYVEYIRVMMELKLAGNSTNDPLVETATFLSGVKQRESTHSRGPLLGLLQLALVLQEKGMAERVEELCGDFVEILQEYIRDYGDKMCCYGDIVNFLPLVPKDRISSFLEFVKGLVQFNEEGIPVDVEAVYRNLCWLQLTRALGQQESLSVSEHVQFADTLVKLYKQTLHLSSHMADTDIRPGDAYLILAAHSYLTAILKCGVTTNDVDPRHLILKVATILEQGIEISKANFQLKLLLIKIYNMIGATNASQTVYEKCDLKHIQLDTLGHVLALQSVDSANYSVTTDIISLTLKFFMANYKDTSDPLISSYKYGSLTRIPEFVDFRERLNNSLHFAILTAEQMLLDLTMEVSSHSQFLEAVQQMDIDPTTDKTKWEELCDNRDLRVMNTWEPLHRCLQENDIKASAEADIALLKLRNVTLRMVGAASRLGHSKVNNDQASANKENSGIMNGEANQSSDAQLLVELTKRLEEEYEECSKYSNNKPPELPLQGPDPSRIYLYTSRNYIPVLVRHSHILQQVHSCTQSSVGIENCSGESIKQAREEIEDLIALHLQDLESLETSTPRVCPGVNPPALAHLHHLSQTIGLVAVLLGCCFVILKPIKAAVSKKNKKRKEPVTMPEVVPQFMNYITSLSSDLQKFEKAISDKCKEVKSSAEENSQKGYSFVEISSPLTSHEDAKQVCEKIEQSFIKSLGNLSFSISNKVKYVSSLKL; encoded by the exons AATGGTTGGACACGGGCAATAACAAGAAGGCTGTACAAGAGGCAGATAAAGTTTTGCGCAAACAGGCCAACCTTCACTGTGCCAGAGTTCTCAAAGGCCTTGCACTGCTTCGTCTTAATCGGCGGGAGGAATGCGAAAACCTTATCTCTGCCGTCATTCAAGAATGCCCAACAGATGAAGCCACCTTACAGGCTCTTACAATATGTTTTCGGGAGATGCACCAAC ctgacCGTATTTGCACCGTTTATGAAATGGCCGTCAAGTCAGAACCCAGCAACGAGGAACTTCTCTCTCACCTCTTCATGGCTTATGTGAGAATCGGCGACTACAAGAATCAGCAGCAGACTGCCATGAAGCTGTATAAGCTTAAACCAAAAAATCCCTATTATTTCTGGGCCGTTATGAGTCACGTAATGCAG GCTCACAAATCTGTTGACCCTAAGGGGAAGAAAATCAGCCTTCTTCTTGCGGAAAGAATGGTAGACATGTTTGTCAGAGACGGGAAAATTGATGCAGAAGCTGAGGTGTTAACGTATCTCCATATTTTAGAAACTCAG AATAAGTATGCTGAAGCCCTAGCGGTATTAGATGGACCCTTGTCTGAAAAGGTCATCCATCAACCACAGaattttttagccttgaaaaggGCGACCTACCATGCCCGTTTAAACCAGTGGGAATTGGCCTCCTCTGTATGTAAGGATTTAATTATCAAGGA ACCAGATAATTGGCAACACTATGTCGAGTACATTCGCGTCATGATGGAGCTAAAGTTAGCTGGGAATTCAACCAATGACCCACTTGTTGAGACGGCTACCTTTTTATCGGGTGTGAAGCAACGAGAGTCAACCCACAGCAGAGGGCCTTTATTGGGACTTTTGCAGTTAGCTCTAGTACTTCAAGAAAAAGGGATGGCAGAACGAGTAGAGGAATTATGTG gaGACTTTGTGGAGATACTCCAGGAGTATATTCGCGACTATGGGGACAAAATGTGTTGTTACGGTGATATTGTTAACTTCTTACCACTTGTGCCAAAAGATCGAATTTCAAGTTTCCTGGAATTTGTCAAGGGGCTCGTCCAGTTTAACGAAGAAGGGATTCCTGTAGAT GTAGAGGCTGTGTATCGTAATTTATGCTGGTTGCAACTTACAAGAGCTTTAGGACAGCAGGAAAGCTTGAGTGTGTCAGAGCATGTCCAGTTTGCTGACACTTTAGTGAAGTTGTATAAACAGACCTTACACTTGTCTTCGCACATGGCAGATACAGACATTAG GCCGGGGGATGCATATTTAATTTTAGCAGCTCACAGTTACCTGACAGCCATACTCAAATGTGGGGTTACCACGAATGATGTTGACCCACGCCACTTAATACTCAAGGTTGCAACTATCTTAGAACAAGGCATTGAAATCTCCAAAGCAAACTTCCAGTTGAAGCTATTACTTATAAAGATATACAATATGATTG GTGCCACAAATGCCTCGCAGACTGTGTATGAAAAGTGTGATCTAAAACACATTCAGCTAGATACGCTAGGTCACGTTTTGGCTTTGCAGTCTGTTGACTCGGCAAATTACTCCGTCACCACTGACATAATCTCTTTAACGCTCAAATTTTTCATGGCCAATTACAAAGAT actTCTGATCCATTAATATCTTCATACAAATATGGATCTTTAACGAGAATTCCAGAATTTGTGGATTTCCGTGAAAGATTGAATAATTCCCTCCATTTTGCCATACTGACAGCAGAACAGATGTTGTTGGATTTAACTATGGAA GTGAGCTCTCACAGCCAATTTTTAGAAGCTGTACAACAGATGGATATAGATCCCACCACAGACAAAACAAAGTGGGAAGAACTCTGTGACAATCGAGACTTACGGGTTATGAACACCTGGGAACCACTGCACAG GTGTTTGCAAGAAAATGATATCAAAGCCAGTGCAGAGGCAGACATTGCTTTGTTGAAACTCCGCAATGTCACTTTACGAATGGTGGGTGCAGCGTCCAGGCTTGGCCACTCAAAGGTGAATAATGACCAAGCTTCAGCCAATAAGGAAAACAG TGGAATCATGAACGGTGAAGCAAATCAGTCGAGTGATGCACAGCTTCTAGTAGAACTTACAAAGCGCCttgaagaagaatatgaagaatgcAGCAAGTACAGCAACAATAAACCTCCTGAG CTACCACTGCAAGGTCCAGATCCGTCCAGAATATACCTCtacacatccagaaattatattcCAGTCCTAGTCAGACATTCACATATTTTACAACAAGTCCACTCCTGCACCCAGAGTTCAGTTg GGATCGAGAATTGTTCAGGAGAAAGCATAAAACAAGCCAGGGAAGAAATTGAGGATTTGATAGCGCTACATTTACAGGACCTAGAGTCCTTGGAGACGAGTACCCCCAGAGTATGTCCCGGTGTAAATCCCCCAGCTCTCGCACACCTCCACCACCTCTCTCAAACTATAGGCCTCGTTGCCGTGCTCCTAGGATGCTGTTTCGTTATCTTAAAGCCCATCAAAGCTGCCGTTTCCAAgaagaacaaaaagagaaaagaacctGTAACTATG CCGGAAGTGGTTCCTCAGTTCATGAACTACATCACATCCCTGTCTAGCGATCTTCAGAAATTTGAGAAGGCCATTAGTGACAAGTGCAAGGAAGTCAAATCGAGTGCGGAGGAGAACAGCCAAAAGGGTTACTCCTTTGTGGAAATATCTTCTCCTCTAACAAGTCACGAAGATGCCAAACAAGTGTGCGAAAAAATAGAGCAAAGTTTTATTAAGAGCTTAGgaaatctttcattttctataaGCAATAAAGTTAAGTATGTGTCATCTCTTAAACTCtaa
- the psidin gene encoding N-alpha-acetyltransferase 25, NatB auxiliary subunit isoform X2 yields MVDMFVRDGKIDAEAEVLTYLHILETQNKYAEALAVLDGPLSEKVIHQPQNFLALKRATYHARLNQWELASSVCKDLIIKEPDNWQHYVEYIRVMMELKLAGNSTNDPLVETATFLSGVKQRESTHSRGPLLGLLQLALVLQEKGMAERVEELCGDFVEILQEYIRDYGDKMCCYGDIVNFLPLVPKDRISSFLEFVKGLVQFNEEGIPVDVEAVYRNLCWLQLTRALGQQESLSVSEHVQFADTLVKLYKQTLHLSSHMADTDIRPGDAYLILAAHSYLTAILKCGVTTNDVDPRHLILKVATILEQGIEISKANFQLKLLLIKIYNMIGATNASQTVYEKCDLKHIQLDTLGHVLALQSVDSANYSVTTDIISLTLKFFMANYKDTSDPLISSYKYGSLTRIPEFVDFRERLNNSLHFAILTAEQMLLDLTMEVSSHSQFLEAVQQMDIDPTTDKTKWEELCDNRDLRVMNTWEPLHRCLQENDIKASAEADIALLKLRNVTLRMVGAASRLGHSKVNNDQASANKENSGIMNGEANQSSDAQLLVELTKRLEEEYEECSKYSNNKPPELPLQGPDPSRIYLYTSRNYIPVLVRHSHILQQVHSCTQSSVGIENCSGESIKQAREEIEDLIALHLQDLESLETSTPRVCPGVNPPALAHLHHLSQTIGLVAVLLGCCFVILKPIKAAVSKKNKKRKEPVTMPEVVPQFMNYITSLSSDLQKFEKAISDKCKEVKSSAEENSQKGYSFVEISSPLTSHEDAKQVCEKIEQSFIKSLGNLSFSISNKVKYVSSLKL; encoded by the exons ATGGTAGACATGTTTGTCAGAGACGGGAAAATTGATGCAGAAGCTGAGGTGTTAACGTATCTCCATATTTTAGAAACTCAG AATAAGTATGCTGAAGCCCTAGCGGTATTAGATGGACCCTTGTCTGAAAAGGTCATCCATCAACCACAGaattttttagccttgaaaaggGCGACCTACCATGCCCGTTTAAACCAGTGGGAATTGGCCTCCTCTGTATGTAAGGATTTAATTATCAAGGA ACCAGATAATTGGCAACACTATGTCGAGTACATTCGCGTCATGATGGAGCTAAAGTTAGCTGGGAATTCAACCAATGACCCACTTGTTGAGACGGCTACCTTTTTATCGGGTGTGAAGCAACGAGAGTCAACCCACAGCAGAGGGCCTTTATTGGGACTTTTGCAGTTAGCTCTAGTACTTCAAGAAAAAGGGATGGCAGAACGAGTAGAGGAATTATGTG gaGACTTTGTGGAGATACTCCAGGAGTATATTCGCGACTATGGGGACAAAATGTGTTGTTACGGTGATATTGTTAACTTCTTACCACTTGTGCCAAAAGATCGAATTTCAAGTTTCCTGGAATTTGTCAAGGGGCTCGTCCAGTTTAACGAAGAAGGGATTCCTGTAGAT GTAGAGGCTGTGTATCGTAATTTATGCTGGTTGCAACTTACAAGAGCTTTAGGACAGCAGGAAAGCTTGAGTGTGTCAGAGCATGTCCAGTTTGCTGACACTTTAGTGAAGTTGTATAAACAGACCTTACACTTGTCTTCGCACATGGCAGATACAGACATTAG GCCGGGGGATGCATATTTAATTTTAGCAGCTCACAGTTACCTGACAGCCATACTCAAATGTGGGGTTACCACGAATGATGTTGACCCACGCCACTTAATACTCAAGGTTGCAACTATCTTAGAACAAGGCATTGAAATCTCCAAAGCAAACTTCCAGTTGAAGCTATTACTTATAAAGATATACAATATGATTG GTGCCACAAATGCCTCGCAGACTGTGTATGAAAAGTGTGATCTAAAACACATTCAGCTAGATACGCTAGGTCACGTTTTGGCTTTGCAGTCTGTTGACTCGGCAAATTACTCCGTCACCACTGACATAATCTCTTTAACGCTCAAATTTTTCATGGCCAATTACAAAGAT actTCTGATCCATTAATATCTTCATACAAATATGGATCTTTAACGAGAATTCCAGAATTTGTGGATTTCCGTGAAAGATTGAATAATTCCCTCCATTTTGCCATACTGACAGCAGAACAGATGTTGTTGGATTTAACTATGGAA GTGAGCTCTCACAGCCAATTTTTAGAAGCTGTACAACAGATGGATATAGATCCCACCACAGACAAAACAAAGTGGGAAGAACTCTGTGACAATCGAGACTTACGGGTTATGAACACCTGGGAACCACTGCACAG GTGTTTGCAAGAAAATGATATCAAAGCCAGTGCAGAGGCAGACATTGCTTTGTTGAAACTCCGCAATGTCACTTTACGAATGGTGGGTGCAGCGTCCAGGCTTGGCCACTCAAAGGTGAATAATGACCAAGCTTCAGCCAATAAGGAAAACAG TGGAATCATGAACGGTGAAGCAAATCAGTCGAGTGATGCACAGCTTCTAGTAGAACTTACAAAGCGCCttgaagaagaatatgaagaatgcAGCAAGTACAGCAACAATAAACCTCCTGAG CTACCACTGCAAGGTCCAGATCCGTCCAGAATATACCTCtacacatccagaaattatattcCAGTCCTAGTCAGACATTCACATATTTTACAACAAGTCCACTCCTGCACCCAGAGTTCAGTTg GGATCGAGAATTGTTCAGGAGAAAGCATAAAACAAGCCAGGGAAGAAATTGAGGATTTGATAGCGCTACATTTACAGGACCTAGAGTCCTTGGAGACGAGTACCCCCAGAGTATGTCCCGGTGTAAATCCCCCAGCTCTCGCACACCTCCACCACCTCTCTCAAACTATAGGCCTCGTTGCCGTGCTCCTAGGATGCTGTTTCGTTATCTTAAAGCCCATCAAAGCTGCCGTTTCCAAgaagaacaaaaagagaaaagaacctGTAACTATG CCGGAAGTGGTTCCTCAGTTCATGAACTACATCACATCCCTGTCTAGCGATCTTCAGAAATTTGAGAAGGCCATTAGTGACAAGTGCAAGGAAGTCAAATCGAGTGCGGAGGAGAACAGCCAAAAGGGTTACTCCTTTGTGGAAATATCTTCTCCTCTAACAAGTCACGAAGATGCCAAACAAGTGTGCGAAAAAATAGAGCAAAGTTTTATTAAGAGCTTAGgaaatctttcattttctataaGCAATAAAGTTAAGTATGTGTCATCTCTTAAACTCtaa